In Glandiceps talaboti chromosome 4, keGlaTala1.1, whole genome shotgun sequence, a single window of DNA contains:
- the LOC144434029 gene encoding uncharacterized protein LOC144434029 — translation MESSPAEMKNDHQIHNSPSRTANGGGDSPASSASSLTTLTNFDSPAQEYSSNLDYATEQGMIESQYNYGTVVAPSDCYPSYRDTTAEAAGLMPSSWSSVNPTLNTMPMQAMSVDMGMIPATTTFMNQRPTFMDIVPQHHPHHPHYHHYPVQPTKPKRRRVITTQQRKAANIRERRRMFNINEGFDELRKKVPTFAYERRLSRIETLRLAIVYIGFMTDIVNGKDAKDVQLRQKLFFKDHPEMKENECIDTDSSLPSPDISTLMAC, via the coding sequence ATGGAGTCGTCGCCTGCAGAGATGAAGAATGATCACCAAATTCACAACAGTCCGTCACGTACAGCCAATGGTGGGGGTGACTCACCGGCATCATCAGCATCTTCACTGACAACTCTCACCAATTTCGATTCACCGGCCCAAGAGTACAGTAGCAACTTAGACTATGCCACAGAACAAGGTATGATAGAATCCCAATATAATTATGGAACAGTTGTAGCACCGTCAGATTGCTATCCATCGTACAGAGACACGACGGCGGAGGCTGCTGGTCTTATGCCATCATCTTGGTCCAGTGTCAATCCAACCCTGAACACTATGCCAATGCAGGCAATGTCTGTCGACATGGGGATGATACCGGCCACAACAACTTTTATGAATCAACGACCGACATTTATGGACATTGTACCACAGCATCATCCACATCACCCACACTATCATCACTACCCCGTACAACCAACGAAGCCGAAGAGGAGACGGGTCATTACAACTCAACAGAGAAAAGCTGCGAACATTCGCGAACGAAGAAGGATGTTCAACATCAACGAAGGTTTCGACGAGCTTAGAAAAAAAGTGCCAACGTTCGCTTACGAGAGGAGATTGTCGAGAATTGAGACTTTGAGGCTCGCTATTGTCTACATAGGTTTCATGACAGACATTGTTAACGGAAAGGACGCGAAAGACGTACAACTACGCCAAAAACTATTTTTTAAGGATCATcctgaaatgaaagaaaacgaATGCATTGACACTGACTCTTCTCTCCCAAGCCCTGATATATCTACCCTCATGGCATGTTAA